Proteins encoded together in one Thermoplasmatales archaeon BRNA1 window:
- a CDS encoding putative membrane protein, which translates to MDGTIMDSKPEKGLLKMLPIGIIIGIAAMLPGISGAVLAVLFGIYERLVRDLAKLHYYIKADFWFIILFLIGGIVGTVISAKLLNEAMDRYPAECLMFFVGLIAGQIPALYKLTATSSCEKPAAHNMLAFIIGIIAMGSMIAVDLLEISSGDVELLHDSYGYAVMFVIGVVVAISALVPGISHSTILIVFGLFAAFTAAVGDVDVAFIGCMMLGILAGALLFSKVIHYALDHHHRTMMFLILGLTIGSLAALLFTSADKVDGLMHILACICTLAVGLAVSIWSMKMSHKNMVREHREA; encoded by the coding sequence TTGGATGGCACCATCATGGATTCCAAACCCGAGAAGGGTCTCCTCAAGATGCTCCCGATCGGCATCATCATCGGTATCGCCGCGATGCTGCCCGGGATCAGCGGTGCCGTCCTCGCGGTCCTTTTCGGAATCTACGAGAGGCTCGTACGCGACCTCGCCAAGCTCCACTATTACATCAAGGCGGATTTCTGGTTCATCATCCTGTTCCTGATCGGAGGGATCGTCGGTACCGTCATCTCCGCCAAGCTGCTGAACGAGGCGATGGACAGATATCCCGCGGAATGCCTGATGTTCTTCGTCGGTCTCATCGCCGGGCAGATCCCCGCCCTCTACAAGCTAACCGCCACCAGCAGCTGCGAGAAACCGGCCGCCCACAACATGCTGGCATTTATCATCGGAATCATCGCCATGGGATCCATGATCGCCGTCGACTTGCTGGAGATATCCAGCGGCGACGTCGAGCTCCTTCACGACAGCTACGGATACGCAGTCATGTTCGTCATCGGGGTGGTCGTAGCCATCTCCGCCCTGGTACCCGGAATCAGCCACTCAACCATCCTCATCGTGTTCGGGCTGTTCGCCGCGTTCACGGCGGCCGTCGGCGATGTCGATGTGGCGTTCATCGGATGCATGATGCTTGGAATCCTCGCCGGCGCACTGTTGTTCTCCAAGGTCATCCACTATGCCCTCGACCACCACCACCGCACCATGATGTTCCTCATCCTCGGACTGACTATCGGTTCCCTTGCCGCCCTGCTGTTCACTTCGGCCGACAAGGTCGACGGCCTGATGCACATCCTCGCCTGCATCTGTACGCTCGCCGTCGGACTCGCCGTCAGCATCTGGTCCATGAAGATGTCGCACAAGAACATGGTGAGGGAACACCGGGAAGCCTGA
- a CDS encoding Queuine tRNA-ribosyltransferase containing PUA domain — MLDVMSRSQCGRVCVYSDGEVTLRTPAVLRAGAEGPTGIVVGDKGRTVRIAGNEVSVDPELLTSAGSGTVAQPLTRGKVTVLRLPVTGDEIIPDDSEIVVVPNAFEVKEDFRRMVDQVMKARNAAGFGRLLVMLGIAEPSNAAFLAYMGVDVVDDGFCNVAGMNGILTLPEAKMAIGKDCTSENAEELEREISKIASFIGAQRLRELVDQRSFSDSDLVAALRIFDADGYDYQEECFSVTGVRFSCNTVQALRRPDIARYENRMRDLYSPPKHKKVLLLLPCSAKKPYHISRTHRMFASAIHTAQHDTLVHEVIVTSPLGIVPRELDAMYPANSYDIPVTGEWKPEEKDRIRRMLKDLVSKGGYEKVVSHMGEDDELVRDLFPDMVSTFVGDPVSPASLDNLDKALREAAKGYENLSWNADRDATVRSALTYQFGPEIADAIMDANTVSMGKYPYWKVFRVDPENPKKKTQICMMSAERGMFSLSPEGAQILVDLGYHLVETVDDFAVKGSLYAVGVKKADHGIRIGDEAVVVYNGQLRGVGVAMMCGREMEQARRGVAIRMRHAV, encoded by the coding sequence ATGCTGGATGTCATGAGCAGGTCTCAGTGCGGAAGGGTTTGTGTTTATTCGGACGGAGAGGTCACCCTCAGGACCCCTGCCGTGCTCAGGGCCGGTGCCGAAGGTCCCACCGGGATAGTTGTCGGAGACAAAGGACGCACCGTGAGGATTGCTGGGAACGAGGTCTCCGTCGATCCGGAACTGCTTACATCCGCAGGATCTGGCACTGTTGCTCAGCCACTCACCAGGGGCAAGGTCACTGTGCTCCGCCTTCCCGTCACCGGGGACGAGATCATCCCAGATGACTCCGAGATAGTGGTCGTTCCCAACGCCTTCGAGGTCAAGGAGGACTTCAGGCGCATGGTAGACCAGGTCATGAAGGCTAGGAACGCAGCCGGATTCGGACGTCTCCTCGTCATGCTCGGAATCGCCGAGCCTTCCAACGCCGCATTCCTCGCGTACATGGGCGTCGACGTAGTCGATGACGGGTTCTGCAACGTTGCCGGCATGAACGGCATCCTCACCCTGCCCGAGGCAAAGATGGCCATCGGGAAGGACTGTACCTCCGAGAACGCGGAGGAACTGGAGAGGGAGATCTCCAAGATCGCATCCTTCATCGGGGCCCAGAGGCTCAGGGAGCTCGTCGACCAGAGGTCGTTCTCAGACTCAGATCTTGTCGCCGCCCTCAGGATATTCGATGCCGACGGTTATGATTACCAGGAGGAGTGCTTCTCCGTCACCGGTGTCAGGTTCAGTTGCAACACCGTGCAGGCCCTTCGCCGCCCGGATATCGCGCGCTACGAGAATAGGATGCGCGACCTCTATTCTCCCCCGAAGCACAAGAAGGTCCTCCTTCTCCTGCCCTGCAGCGCGAAGAAGCCCTATCACATCTCCAGGACCCACAGGATGTTCGCCTCCGCGATCCACACTGCGCAGCATGACACCCTCGTCCACGAGGTCATCGTCACATCCCCTCTCGGCATCGTCCCCAGGGAGCTCGATGCCATGTATCCCGCCAACTCATACGACATCCCCGTCACCGGCGAGTGGAAGCCCGAGGAGAAGGACAGGATAAGGAGGATGCTGAAGGACCTCGTCTCCAAGGGGGGCTACGAGAAGGTCGTCTCCCACATGGGGGAGGACGATGAACTCGTCCGCGACCTCTTCCCAGACATGGTCTCCACATTCGTCGGAGATCCCGTCTCCCCCGCATCCCTCGATAACTTAGACAAAGCTCTGAGGGAGGCCGCCAAGGGGTACGAGAACCTCTCGTGGAACGCCGACCGCGATGCCACCGTGCGTTCCGCGCTCACCTATCAGTTCGGCCCCGAGATCGCTGACGCGATCATGGACGCGAACACCGTATCCATGGGCAAGTATCCTTACTGGAAGGTGTTCAGGGTCGATCCCGAGAACCCGAAGAAGAAGACCCAGATCTGTATGATGTCCGCAGAGAGGGGAATGTTCTCACTTTCCCCCGAGGGCGCACAGATCCTGGTCGACCTGGGCTACCATCTGGTCGAGACCGTCGACGACTTCGCCGTCAAGGGAAGCCTCTACGCCGTCGGTGTGAAGAAGGCCGACCACGGCATCCGCATCGGCGACGAGGCAGTGGTCGTCTACAACGGACAGCTCAGGGGAGTGGGAGTCGCCATGATGTGCGGACGCGAGATGGAGCAGGCCAGGAGAGGCGTGGCCATCAGGATGCGCCACGCAGTCTGA
- a CDS encoding aspartate carbamoyltransferase, producing MDFYDKDLVSIRDLSRDDIESILALSKKMVPYAKGEKVKRALDGKILGNLFFEPSTRTKLSFESAAYRLGCDVIDVSEMSMTSIAKGETLADTIRMVDAYCDAIVLRHPFEGAARLAADVSENPVINAGDGAGSHPTQMLLDLFTMEEAKGSLDGLNVTLVGDLKYGRTVHSLAQALTMFGVNLTLVAPDSLQMPEDITARLKEKGCMRKQTADLEEVIPDTDVLYVTRIQRERFPDPSEYQKVAGTYRIDNALLRSARDDMIIMHPLPRVNEIATEVDSTPHARYFQQAFNGVPVRMAILCAILGGDIE from the coding sequence ATGGACTTTTATGACAAGGACCTCGTGTCTATCCGTGACCTCAGCAGGGATGACATCGAGAGCATTCTCGCTCTCTCGAAGAAGATGGTTCCCTACGCTAAAGGAGAGAAGGTGAAGAGGGCCCTGGACGGCAAGATCCTCGGCAACCTGTTCTTCGAACCCTCCACCAGGACCAAACTGTCGTTCGAAAGCGCGGCCTACAGGCTTGGGTGCGATGTCATCGACGTCTCCGAGATGTCTATGACCTCCATCGCCAAGGGCGAGACCCTTGCAGACACCATCCGCATGGTCGACGCGTACTGCGACGCCATCGTCCTCCGCCACCCCTTCGAAGGTGCCGCGAGGCTCGCCGCGGATGTCTCCGAGAACCCTGTCATCAACGCCGGAGACGGAGCCGGAAGCCACCCCACCCAGATGTTGCTCGACCTCTTCACCATGGAGGAGGCCAAGGGATCCCTTGACGGACTCAACGTCACCCTCGTCGGCGACCTGAAGTACGGACGCACCGTCCACTCCCTCGCCCAGGCGCTCACCATGTTCGGGGTCAATCTAACCCTTGTCGCCCCCGACAGCCTCCAGATGCCCGAGGACATCACCGCCCGCCTGAAGGAGAAGGGCTGCATGAGGAAGCAGACCGCCGACCTCGAGGAGGTCATCCCCGACACCGACGTCCTGTACGTCACCAGGATCCAGAGGGAGAGGTTCCCCGACCCGTCCGAGTATCAGAAGGTCGCAGGCACCTACCGCATCGACAACGCGCTGCTGAGGAGCGCGCGCGACGACATGATAATCATGCACCCTCTGCCCAGGGTCAACGAAATCGCCACCGAGGTCGATTCCACGCCCCACGCCCGCTACTTCCAGCAGGCGTTCAACGGAGTCCCCGTCAGGATGGCCATACTCTGCGCGATCCTCGGAGGTGATATCGAATGA
- a CDS encoding aspartate carbamoyltransferase, regulatory subunit — protein MSEPVSEIKIPPIRNGTVIDHIKAGQALNVLKILGVSEDTIDSTISIAMRVATEKHGMKWKDIVKLEDMELDPDAADKIALIAPDATISIIRDYYVAEKSQVKLPDTVVGLVKCSNPNCITNKGEPVSPQFYVESRNPPRLRCMYCDRVLINISDNLI, from the coding sequence ATGAGCGAACCCGTGTCAGAAATCAAGATCCCCCCAATCAGGAACGGTACCGTCATAGACCATATCAAGGCGGGACAGGCCTTGAACGTCCTGAAGATCCTCGGAGTCAGCGAGGACACCATCGACTCCACCATCTCCATCGCCATGCGTGTCGCCACCGAGAAGCATGGCATGAAGTGGAAGGATATCGTGAAGCTGGAGGACATGGAGCTGGACCCCGACGCGGCCGACAAGATCGCTCTCATCGCGCCCGATGCCACCATCTCCATCATCCGTGACTACTATGTAGCAGAAAAGAGCCAGGTCAAGCTCCCCGACACCGTTGTCGGCCTGGTTAAGTGCAGCAATCCCAACTGCATCACCAACAAGGGCGAGCCCGTCTCACCGCAGTTCTACGTCGAGAGCAGGAACCCCCCGAGGCTCCGCTGCATGTATTGCGACCGCGTCCTGATCAACATCTCGGACAACCTGATATGA
- a CDS encoding Dephospho-CoA kinase: MKLIVVTGMPGAGKEEFLQVGAGLDIPFFRMGDVVREAYAASDSNDRGMSVGEFAGNERKLHGTDIWAKRVMAKAEGNSLALIDGCRSLDEIAEFRNLGADIIVVGIHASPSVRFERLKLRGRDDAPKDEQEFQARDTRELSWGLGNVLALSNFMIDNMSSLDEFRQESEILLRALR; the protein is encoded by the coding sequence ATGAAGCTCATCGTCGTCACCGGGATGCCCGGGGCCGGGAAAGAGGAGTTCCTCCAGGTCGGCGCCGGACTAGACATACCTTTCTTCCGCATGGGGGACGTGGTCCGTGAGGCCTACGCCGCCTCCGATTCTAATGATAGGGGTATGTCCGTGGGGGAGTTCGCAGGGAACGAGAGGAAGCTCCACGGCACCGACATCTGGGCGAAAAGGGTCATGGCCAAGGCCGAGGGAAACAGTCTGGCACTTATCGACGGATGCCGCAGTCTCGATGAGATCGCAGAGTTCAGAAACCTCGGCGCGGACATCATCGTCGTCGGGATCCATGCTTCCCCCTCCGTGCGCTTCGAACGCCTCAAGCTGAGAGGAAGGGATGACGCACCCAAGGACGAACAGGAGTTCCAGGCACGCGACACCCGTGAGCTCTCCTGGGGCCTCGGCAACGTTCTGGCACTGTCCAATTTCATGATCGATAACATGTCCTCTCTGGACGAGTTCCGCCAGGAGTCCGAGATCCTTCTGAGGGCTCTGAGATGA
- a CDS encoding putative membrane protein has translation MDVLAEFIVIIAIVVALCIFSYKVNLMTAGACVVSFFMATAIGAAAGIWWTLAFFTFPAIAFASTKIGFKKKSEEGLQEGKRGERSTLNILGVGTIPTVIALAYFFTDGAGFEQTVAFVSALAVSCSDTVASEIGVRDKRVYMITTLKPCEVGLNGGISRFGMFVSAASALLFSFVAFSLVMQDLDVRFLIPAFAGIMGNIFDSLFGALFENKGRMSKYTVNCSTSLIGATIGCVIAFLI, from the coding sequence ATGGATGTACTGGCAGAGTTCATCGTCATCATCGCGATAGTGGTAGCTCTGTGCATCTTCTCCTACAAGGTCAACCTGATGACCGCCGGTGCCTGCGTGGTCTCCTTCTTCATGGCCACCGCAATCGGTGCCGCGGCAGGGATCTGGTGGACACTGGCGTTCTTCACTTTCCCCGCGATCGCCTTCGCCTCCACGAAGATCGGTTTCAAGAAGAAATCCGAGGAGGGCCTCCAGGAAGGGAAGAGGGGTGAACGTTCCACCCTCAACATCCTCGGCGTGGGGACCATCCCGACCGTGATCGCGTTGGCTTACTTCTTTACCGACGGTGCCGGCTTCGAGCAGACCGTCGCATTCGTATCCGCCCTTGCCGTGTCCTGCTCGGACACCGTAGCATCCGAAATCGGCGTTAGGGACAAGAGGGTGTACATGATCACCACCCTGAAACCCTGCGAGGTCGGCCTGAACGGGGGGATTTCCCGCTTCGGGATGTTCGTCTCCGCCGCCTCGGCACTGCTGTTCTCCTTCGTCGCGTTCTCGCTGGTGATGCAGGACCTCGACGTCAGGTTCCTGATTCCGGCTTTTGCCGGGATCATGGGGAACATATTTGACAGCCTGTTCGGAGCCCTCTTCGAGAACAAGGGGAGGATGTCCAAGTACACGGTCAACTGCTCCACGTCCCTCATCGGCGCGACGATCGGATGCGTCATCGCATTTCTGATATGA